GAAAAGCAAAATCAGTTTAGAAAAACAAATTGAGAAGATTGAACCGAATGTACCTGAATTATCGGATTTTGATATGTTTGGTACTTACCCTGCAATAGATGTTGCAACTGCGCTGTTGGGCTTTATTCAAGGCCTCATGACCAAAGACGAGATTGAATTTGTAAATGTCGCGAAGATATCGCAGGCTACGGTGGCAAGATATATCGAGTTTTTATTCGCTCAAGACGGTGTTATCCCTGACAACAAACAGGTTCGTGAACATCCCCTGATGCAATATGAAATTGAAGTGTTAGGTGAGCTCATCGATTTTGTTGAGGGAATGGGGCGTATTACTTCTGACAATGTGAAGCAATTAAAAGCGCAAGCGATAATTGATGGTCAAACCAACATTGGTTTAGCCATTGAGAATGTGTAGTAAAGAAAGTTTTGGAGAATAAGATTGCGTATTTTAGGTATTGAATCTTCCTGTGATGAGACAGGTATAGCTATTTATGATGATGAACAAGGTTTACTTGCCCATCAGCTATACAGTCAAGTTAAAGTGCATGCAGACTATGGCGGAGTTGTGCCTGAATTAGCATCACGAGATCATGTTCGCAAAACTATTCCGTTGATTGAAGCGGCATTTGAACAAGCAGGTTGTGGTCCAGAATCTTTAGACGGTATTGCTTATACAGCAGGCCCAGGCCTTGTTGGTGCCTTACTTGTAGGGACTTCAATTGGGCGTTCTTTAGCATTTGGTTGGAATATACCCGCGGTTGCGGTACACCACATGGAAGGCCATTTACTGGCGCCTATGTTAGAAGAAGACAAACCGGAGTTTCCTTTCGTCGCATTGCTTGTATCTGGTGGCCATACTATGATGGTTAAAGTGACTGGTATTGGTGAGTACGAGATTTTGGGTGAATCAGTTGATGATGCAGCCGGTGAGGCTTTTGATAAAACGGCTAAACTATTGGGCTTGGATTATCCTGGCGGACCTTTACTCGCTAAGCTAGCAACGCAAGGTACACCCGAGAAGTTCATATTTCCAAGACCAATGACAGATAGACCTGGTCTAGATTTTAGTTTTAGTGGTCTCAAGACTGCGGCTGCAAATACCATCAAAAATGAAGGTGACGACTTACAGACTAAAGCTGATATTGCACATGCGTTCCAAAGTGCAGTTATTGATACATTGGCTATTAAGTGTAAACGTGCTTTAAAGCAGACAGGAATTAAGCGCTTGGTTATTGCTGGTGGTGTTAGTGCTAACGTTGAACTGAGAACGAAGCTAGAGCGTATGATGCAGGGCATGAGAGGGCGTGTTTATTATCCTCGAACTGAATTTTGTACGGATAATGGAGCAATGATCGCTTTTGCAGGTATGCAACGTTTAAAAGCGGGTCATATCGCGCCACTTGATATGAAGACACAGCCGCGTTGGCCATTAGACAGTCTACCGGCCATTAGTTAGTCTTTTTGGGCTGCCTTCTTGCCAACTTTAGGCTCCTTACCTTGTAGGAGCCTAGAGATATTTGCTCTGTGCCTAAAAATTATTAATAGCGTTAAAAAGCCAACGGGTAGTGTGTACTGAGGTTTGATTAGCCAAGTATAAACTGGGGCTGCTGTTACTGTGACAATCGCGGCAAGTGATGAGTAGCGAAATGCCCAAAGTACCGTTAGCCAAGTTAAAATCAGCAATCCTGCAAGCTGGAAACCGATTGGTAATAGTGCTCCGAATGCAGTTGCAACAGCCTTTCCGCCGTTAAAGTGGAAGAAAACCGGATAAATATGTCCAAGGCATGCACTGACGGCCACTGCACCAAGCCAAATAGGCTCAATGTTTAAAAAGTAAGCACCCCAAACTGGGATGGTGCCTTTTAGGACATCAAAAATAAGTACTAAAGCAGCGGGTAATTTTCCGCCAATACGCAATACATTGGTCGCGCCTGGGTTATTTGAACCAGAAAAGCGAGGATCAGGCAAAGAAAAGAGCCTCGAGATCAAAATTGCAGAGGAAATAGAACCAAATAAATAAGCACAAATACACATTAAAATGACTAACACAAGCTTCCTTATTTTTTATTGCTTTGTTTTGGGCTATGATCGCGATTCTTTTTACACGGCCTAATTTTTTCGCCGACCCCGTTTTAGTCATGCTAGGAGTATACATGGACAAGGTCTATATCTCGCAATTACACGTCGAGACCATAATAGGAGTTTACGACTTTGAGAAAGAAAGTAAACAAAGCCTTTATTTTGATATTGAAATGTCTACAGATATTACCCCAGCAGCGCAAACCGATGACATAAACCTTACTGTCGACTACGCAAAAGTTAGCGAGCGTGTTATTGCTTTGTCTGAATTTACACAAGTTGAGCTTTTAGAAACCTTGTTAGAAAGATTAGCTGCCATGATCTTAGACGAGTTTACTGTAAGCGATGTTCGGATTAAAGTCAGCAAACCTGCAGCTGTCGCGCAAGCGGCTACAGTAGGTATTGAAATATATCGGAAAAAATAACATGGCAGAGATTTATATTAGTATTGGCTCCAATGTCGACAGAGAGCGACATTTTAAAAACGGCCTTGAGGCTTTAATAAGCCATTTTCCTGAGTACAAGCATTCTAATGTTTATGAGAGTGAACCAGTTGGATTCAATGGTCGCAACTTTTTCAACTCTGTTTTTTCAGCCACCACATACATGTCAGTGGAAGAGGTCTGTCAACTGCTTAAACAAATCGAACGAGACAATGGTCGAACACATGGGGATAAAAAGTTTAGCCCACGCACATTAGATCTCGATCTTTTATTATATGATGATTTAGTGTGTGAACAACCTGCGCAGTTACCTAGAGATGAAATTACCAAAAATGCTTTTGTACTTTTACCTTTGTCTGAGGTAGGAGGGCATGTCATCTTGCCTACTACAGGAGAAACAATCTCAGCCATTTGGCAAAACTACAGTAACCCGTGTCAAAAGCTATGGAAAGTGGAGTTGTAACTACAATGAGTCTTATAGAAATAATTGTTCTAGCACTAATTCAGGGTTTAACAGAGTTCTTGCCAATTTCGAGCTCCGCTCATTTGATATTACCCTCTCAAGTTTTTGGCTGGCAAGATCAAGGTCTGGCGTTTGATGTTGCGGTACATGTAGGTACGTTATTTGCGGTAGTCATTTATTTCCGAAAAGAAGTGGCGGAAATCCTGATAGCGTGGTTTAAATCCTTTGGAGCACAGGGGACCACAGACGACAGTAAGCTAGGTTGGTTTATCTTACTTGCGACACTACCATCGCTTGTTATTGGTTATTTTGCGAAAGATTTGGTTGAGGAGTATTCGCGCAATGCTTGGATCATTGCAGGGACGACGATAGGTTTTGGTTTATTGCTTTGGTATGCAGATAAAACAGCGAAGCAAATCAAAACTATTTATCAAATCAACTGGGTCATGGCGCTATGTATTGGCTTATCTCAAGTGATTGCAATGCTGTTGCCAGGTACATCTCGCTCAGGGATCACGATGACAATTGGCCTTATGATGGGGCTTAACAAACAAAGTGCGGCGCGCTTTTCGTTTCTTATGTCTATCCCTGTGATTACAGCTGCAGGTAGTTATCTGACATATAAACTGATTTCAGAAGGTGATGAGTTTAATATTGCGGATATTATGACAGGTGCTGTGCTGTCTTTTTTTGCTGCTTATGCGTGTATTCATTTCTTCTTAAAAGTTATTGAAAAGATGGGGATGTTGCCGTTCGTTGTCTACCGACTCGCCCTAGGCATGTTCTTAGTGATTTACTTGTCGATGTAATTACATAAATGGGGCTCTTTCGCCCCATAATTTTTTCCATTAATCGAGTGCTTTTTCATAAACTACAACCTTAGCACTGCCAAGAGGCTCGGTATGAATGGTTGTTTTACAATATTCTAAACCAATCTTTTTCATGATATTGATTGAACCTTTATTTTCAGTATGAGCCAGTGCGGTGAGCTTTGTCGCGACTTTATGTTCTGCTATGGCATCAGAGATCTGCTTAGCTGCTTCTGTGGCGTAGCCCTTTCCCCAGCTTTTTTGCATAAATCGCCAACCGATCTCCAAATTTGAGTCATCCCTTTTCTCTGTAAAAAAATCCATCGGGCGTACAAGTATCCAACCGATAAATTCATGGCTATCCAGTAAAAAGCAGCCCCATAATCCCCAGCCTTTATC
This genomic window from Pseudoalteromonas luteoviolacea contains:
- a CDS encoding YjaG family protein, producing MSKANNFQRIRELNYLQKAVLAAAILERMTPNYGLFSEATGFGDEQVFRNALNLCWEKLLLPKSKISLEKQIEKIEPNVPELSDFDMFGTYPAIDVATALLGFIQGLMTKDEIEFVNVAKISQATVARYIEFLFAQDGVIPDNKQVREHPLMQYEIEVLGELIDFVEGMGRITSDNVKQLKAQAIIDGQTNIGLAIENV
- the tsaD gene encoding tRNA (adenosine(37)-N6)-threonylcarbamoyltransferase complex transferase subunit TsaD yields the protein MRILGIESSCDETGIAIYDDEQGLLAHQLYSQVKVHADYGGVVPELASRDHVRKTIPLIEAAFEQAGCGPESLDGIAYTAGPGLVGALLVGTSIGRSLAFGWNIPAVAVHHMEGHLLAPMLEEDKPEFPFVALLVSGGHTMMVKVTGIGEYEILGESVDDAAGEAFDKTAKLLGLDYPGGPLLAKLATQGTPEKFIFPRPMTDRPGLDFSFSGLKTAAANTIKNEGDDLQTKADIAHAFQSAVIDTLAIKCKRALKQTGIKRLVIAGGVSANVELRTKLERMMQGMRGRVYYPRTEFCTDNGAMIAFAGMQRLKAGHIAPLDMKTQPRWPLDSLPAIS
- the plsY gene encoding glycerol-3-phosphate 1-O-acyltransferase PlsY → MLVILMCICAYLFGSISSAILISRLFSLPDPRFSGSNNPGATNVLRIGGKLPAALVLIFDVLKGTIPVWGAYFLNIEPIWLGAVAVSACLGHIYPVFFHFNGGKAVATAFGALLPIGFQLAGLLILTWLTVLWAFRYSSLAAIVTVTAAPVYTWLIKPQYTLPVGFLTLLIIFRHRANISRLLQGKEPKVGKKAAQKD
- the folB gene encoding dihydroneopterin aldolase, which gives rise to MDKVYISQLHVETIIGVYDFEKESKQSLYFDIEMSTDITPAAQTDDINLTVDYAKVSERVIALSEFTQVELLETLLERLAAMILDEFTVSDVRIKVSKPAAVAQAATVGIEIYRKK
- the folK gene encoding 2-amino-4-hydroxy-6-hydroxymethyldihydropteridine diphosphokinase, producing MAEIYISIGSNVDRERHFKNGLEALISHFPEYKHSNVYESEPVGFNGRNFFNSVFSATTYMSVEEVCQLLKQIERDNGRTHGDKKFSPRTLDLDLLLYDDLVCEQPAQLPRDEITKNAFVLLPLSEVGGHVILPTTGETISAIWQNYSNPCQKLWKVEL
- a CDS encoding undecaprenyl-diphosphate phosphatase is translated as MSLIEIIVLALIQGLTEFLPISSSAHLILPSQVFGWQDQGLAFDVAVHVGTLFAVVIYFRKEVAEILIAWFKSFGAQGTTDDSKLGWFILLATLPSLVIGYFAKDLVEEYSRNAWIIAGTTIGFGLLLWYADKTAKQIKTIYQINWVMALCIGLSQVIAMLLPGTSRSGITMTIGLMMGLNKQSAARFSFLMSIPVITAAGSYLTYKLISEGDEFNIADIMTGAVLSFFAAYACIHFFLKVIEKMGMLPFVVYRLALGMFLVIYLSM
- a CDS encoding GNAT family N-acetyltransferase — encoded protein: MRVNQTSRLTYRLLTPEDADLLFALDQNPEVMLFINGGKITSREDINSIFIPRLKQFSNQDKGWGLWGCFLLDSHEFIGWILVRPMDFFTEKRDDSNLEIGWRFMQKSWGKGYATEAAKQISDAIAEHKVATKLTALAHTENKGSINIMKKIGLEYCKTTIHTEPLGSAKVVVYEKALD